The following proteins are encoded in a genomic region of Patescibacteria group bacterium:
- a CDS encoding O-antigen ligase family protein, translated as MKNIFKNKYFSITFLILFIFETVSFITHEISSIENFVFIITSLLISYFIIKNIEYAIYISFVELIVGSQGHLLDLNIAGFDISLRMMIFAISFIAGIIYLLKNKTKLFKSKSTTISFCIFIIMLLWGTILALIYKRPIQNIFLDLNGYLFILILPVFYNIIMNRIGLRKTFVILLTATIFFSLKTIIIFYIFSHHFAGFDLATLYKWLRDLRIFEITRVNDNFYRIFSQSQIYLLISFSITSVFIAYNKIKENKILFTAGILNLIAIIISFSRSYWVGLLVGGILFLFWLIAKKIEFKKIFIMYSKFAFMFIFSLLVIFALTKIPYTSTKLNNLLSERLTQGEAASNSRLELLPHMTDAIKKSPILGHGLSYEITYFSQDPRNKTDENPSGFITTYSFEWGWLSIWLKFGILGLIAYSYIILKILFDFVKLNLANKKMNEKYLLTLGLVIGLMTVCFTNIFSPYLDHPLGISLIILIISIQDKLKWQKSA; from the coding sequence TATTTTCAAAAACAAATACTTTAGCATAACATTTCTAATACTTTTTATATTTGAAACAGTATCTTTTATTACTCATGAAATAAGTAGTATTGAAAATTTTGTATTTATAATAACATCTCTACTGATATCATATTTTATTATAAAAAATATTGAATATGCAATATATATAAGCTTTGTAGAACTTATTGTAGGTTCTCAGGGACATTTATTAGACCTAAATATTGCTGGATTTGATATATCCCTTAGAATGATGATATTTGCAATATCATTTATAGCAGGAATAATATATCTACTAAAAAACAAAACTAAATTATTCAAAAGTAAATCAACTACAATTAGTTTTTGTATTTTTATTATTATGCTTTTATGGGGAACAATTCTTGCATTAATTTATAAAAGACCAATTCAAAATATATTTTTAGATTTAAATGGATATCTGTTTATATTAATACTTCCAGTATTTTATAATATTATAATGAATCGTATAGGACTTAGAAAAACATTTGTAATATTACTCACAGCAACCATTTTCTTTTCCCTAAAGACAATAATAATTTTTTATATATTTTCTCATCACTTTGCTGGATTTGATCTTGCTACATTATACAAATGGTTAAGAGATTTGAGAATATTTGAAATAACAAGAGTAAATGATAATTTTTATAGAATATTTTCACAAAGCCAAATATATCTACTGATATCATTTTCAATAACATCTGTTTTTATAGCCTACAACAAAATAAAAGAAAACAAAATATTATTTACAGCTGGAATACTCAATCTCATAGCTATAATAATTAGTTTTTCGAGAAGTTATTGGGTTGGATTATTAGTAGGGGGAATATTATTTTTATTTTGGCTTATAGCAAAAAAAATAGAATTCAAAAAAATATTTATCATGTACTCAAAGTTTGCATTTATGTTTATTTTTAGTCTTCTCGTAATATTTGCTCTTACAAAAATACCCTATACTTCTACAAAGTTAAACAATCTATTAAGCGAAAGACTAACGCAAGGAGAAGCAGCAAGTAATTCAAGACTAGAATTATTGCCACACATGACAGATGCTATAAAAAAAAGTCCTATTCTAGGACATGGATTATCTTATGAAATAACATATTTTTCCCAGGATCCAAGAAACAAAACAGACGAAAACCCAAGCGGTTTTATTACCACATACAGTTTTGAATGGGGTTGGCTCAGTATTTGGCTAAAATTCGGAATTTTAGGTCTAATAGCTTATTCGTACATAATCTTGAAAATACTCTTTGATTTTGTTAAGCTAAATCTTGCAAACAAAAAAATGAATGAAAAATATCTATTAACCTTGGGTCTTGTGATTGGATTAATGACTGTATGCTTTACTAATATATTTTCACCATACTTAGACCATCCACTTGGAATAAGCTTAATAATACTAATAATATCAATACAAGATAAATTAAAATGGCAAAAATCAGCATAA